The following nucleotide sequence is from Podospora bellae-mahoneyi strain CBS 112042 chromosome 1 map unlocalized CBS112042p_1, whole genome shotgun sequence.
gccaacctccaacccaaaGCAATTTCCCACATGATCTTTATGAAGTGTGTGCGTGCTCTCGTGACTTCCCCCTCCATTTCCTCACTGTCCACCTCCAAACCGCAAACCTTTAGCCCAAAACAAGCTCATACACTATGATGAGGGTATTGATCACAATTAATGGTACTACCTCTCTTGTTAGTGACGGTGGCGAAAGTGCGGGGTACGTGAGGAGAGTACATACTCCTCATCAAGGTCCGGATCGAGGCAATCAGCTGGATGGCATTGTACTTGACGCTGCTGTCTACGCCGCCGGGGCCGCCGAAGGAGCGGTTGTGGGTTGCGGGGGTGAGGTTTACTGTCGGTCAAAGAGTCAGTGTTTCCTGTACTGGATAGTCATTTGCTGTTGTATGTCGTGGTGAAAGCAGCAGGGCCACTTTTCCGACCTCGTTGACTGGTGTCTGGTTTTGCTCCGTGTTGGTATCGAGCACAGCATCCCAACGAGTTGGCGCCCTCAAAGCGCGACCCTCCCGCCAGAGTTTGTTCAAGGACCCCCCATTTGGGAAGGTTTGACCCTCTTTACCGG
It contains:
- a CDS encoding uncharacterized protein (COG:S; EggNog:ENOG503P6U8) — protein: MSFLGKILYVTVLILNAIVVLSEDRFLARVNLTPATHNRSFGGPGGVDSSVKYNAIQLIASIRTLMRIPLIVINTLIIVYELVLG